GCGTACACCGAACGGACCTGGGCCGCGGCGGCGAGCAGCTCGCCGGATGGCAGCGGCCGGACCTGGTACGGCGTCATGCCGCTGTCCTGGCGAGGGGGGTGGGGGTGGCGTGCACCACCAGGTGCGCACGGGCGGAGGTCTCCGGGACCACGCCGCCGTAGCGGGCGTGCCCGCCCAGGTCGCCGGCCGACGCCTGCCCGAGCAGCACCCCGTCCCGCACCGGCCCCGAGCCCGTCTCGCCGCAGGACGGCTCGATCCCCAGCACCACCGGCGACTCCGCCACCAGCCCGCCCCCACTCCGCAAGAGGTCCGCACTTGCACACAGTGTGCAACAAGGGCGGGGCGGGTGTCGCCGCCCGCGCTCGCGACCCGGGCTGCCGTCGGGCACTCTTGCGATAAGTAGGCAGTTGCATACTCTTTGCAATAAGGTGGCGATGTGGACCCTTCGGTGATCGCAGGCGGCCGGACCGGAGCGCGGGCCCCGGGCGGCCGGCCGGCCGGACCCCGCACCGACCACCCGGACTTCGGCACGCTCGTACGCGACGAGGGCGCCGACCTGGTGGTGTGTCACGTGTGCGGGCAGGGCTTCCGCGCCCTGGGCTCCCACCTGCGCAGCCACGGCCTGAGCGCCGACGAGTACCGCACCCGCTACGGCCTGCGCCGTCTCCGCTCGCTGAGTTCGCGGGCCCTGGCCCGACGCCGGTCCGTGCGCCAGGCGGCGGACTTCCGCACCTCGGCCGAGCTGCGCGAGCGGCTCGCGACCGGCCACGCCATGTCCCGCTCCGGAGAACTCCGGCGGGCCGCGGCGAACAGGGCGGGCAAGCCGCAGCCGGAGGAACTGGTCCGCACCCGCGCGGCCCAGCTGGACGCCGGACGCCGCACCCAGTCCACCCGCAGGGCGCGACGACTGCGCGAAGCCCTCGACGAGTTGGGCTTCGACGACCTCGAAGACGCCCTGCGCACCCTCTACGTCCGCCGGGAGGGCGGCGTCGACGCGGTCGCCGCCCACCTGCGCGTGGGACGGGCCAGGGTGCGCGCCCTGCTGGAGGAGTACGGGATTCCCCTGCGCCCCACGGGGGTGAACTCCGCCGCCGGACGCCGCTCCCGGGTCGGGCTCAACGACGCGCACGCCGCCCGCCGGGTCGGCGCCCACGACATCAGGCAGTGGCTGGCCGAGCGCCGGGCGGCCGGCGCGACCCTGGGTGACCTCGCCGGGGAGACCGGGCGCAGCATCCCGTGGGTCGCGGCCCGGCTCGACGGGCGGCGGTCGGACGGTGCCGTCCGCTCCTACCGCCCGTAGTCCCCCCGCCCCCCGCCCTCCCCGCCGCTCCCGTCCGAGGCGTCGGAGTTCCCGCCCGGGCCGCCGCGGACCGCTCGGGGCGCTTCTCGAAACAACGCCGACCGCGCGGCGGGACCTGTCAGAATGGGCCCGCCATGGCAGCCGCCCCCCGCCTCCAGCAACCCCGTCCGGCCGCGCTCGACGTGCGGCTGGTGCGCGCCGCCGCGTTCGCCACGGCGGGCGCGGTGCTCGGTTCGGCCGGGCACGCCGCCGGGTGCGGCGGCCTCGCCTGGCGGCCGCTCGCGGCGGGCTGGCTGTTCGTGTTCTCGGCGTCGGTGGTGGTCGCCGCCCGGCGGCGCGGCCCGCTGGCCGCCACCCTGGCCGCCGCACTCGGGCAGGTGCTGTTCCACCTGCTGTTCCGACTCGCCGAGACCCCGCCCGCCCAAGCCGTCGGGTCGGTACCCGCCCGGGCGGCGGTCGCCCACGCCGGGCACGGCGCGGGAGGGTTCGCGCCGGCCTCCGGGATGCTCGCCGCGCACCTGGCGGCGGCCGTCGCCGTCGGCCTGCTGCTGCACCGGGTCGAGAGCGCGCTGGGCGGCCTGGTCGGCCTGGCCCGGCGGATGCGCGACACCGCCCGGCGGCGGGTCGCGCGGGTCGCCGTCCTGCTCCGGACCCTGCTGCGCGCGCCGTCCCGCCCGGCGGTCGCCGTCCCGCGCCCGGTGCGGCGGTCGGCCGGGCCGCTCGGGAGGCTGCTGATCGACGAGGTCGTGGTGCGGCGCGGGCCGCCCCGGGCGGGGACGGCGCGGCGGGCGTAGGAGCAGGGCTCCGCGCGCGCCACCGCGCCCCGCCGCCACCGGGTCGGCCGCCGCGTGCGCGCCGGGCCGCCCCGCGGGCTCCGCCTCCCCGGACCCGCCCGCCCGTCCGCCGCTCGCGGACCGGGGCGCGGCGGGCCGTTCTCCCACGCCCCAGGAGGGGACATCCCCATGCGTTCTGTTTCCGCCCGCCGCCTCGCCGGCTCCGTCGTCCTCGCCGCCGCCGCCGTCGCGGCGGCCGCCGTCCCGGCCTTCGCGCACGTCACCGTCCAGCCCGGCACCGCCACCCAGGGCTCGTATACCGCCGTCGCGTTCCGCGTGCCGGACGAGAGCGACACCGCCTCCACCACCGCGCTGGAGGTCGACCTGCCCACCGACCACCCGGTGGCTTCGGTGTCCGTCCAGCCCGTGCCCGGCTGGACCGCCGCCGCCGAGAGGACCAAGCTGGCGACCCCGCTCAAGACCGACGACGGCGACGAGATCACCGAGGCCGTCACGAAGATCACCTGGACCGCCGACGCCACCGGCAAGATCGGGCCCGGCCAGTTCCAGGAGTTCAAGGTCTCGCTCGGCCCGCTGCCCACCGACACCGACAAGCTGGTCTTCAAGGCCCTGCAGACCTACGACGACGGCACCGTGGTGCGCTGGATCGAGGAGGGCAAGGAGGGTCAGCCCGAACCCCAGCACCCCGCCCCGGTGCTGACCCTCACCAAGGCCGGCGCCGGCACCAGCGCGGACGCCCACGGCATGGCCGCCCCCGCGGCGGCTCCCGCCGCGGCCCCGGCGCACGCCGGCTCCGACTCCACCGCCCGAATCCTGGGCGTGGTCGGCATCGTGGTCGGCGTCGCCGGTGCCGCCCTCGGCGCGCTCGGCCTGCGCCGCCGCCCGTCCGCCTGACGGCCCCGGGGCGGGTGCCGTCCCCGGACGCCGAAGCCCTGCCCGCCACCGTGGGAACGGTGGCGGGCAGGGCGGTGCCGCGGTCGGCCGGGAGGCCGGCCTACTGCGGCAGCGTCCACCGCTGGTTGGGGTTGGCGGTGCAGCCGGAGAGTTCGACGGCCGTCCCGGCGGTGGTGGCGCCGCCGCGGACGCTCATACACGTGCCGCGGGCGCGCAGGGTGCCGTCGCCGACGAGCTGCCAGGTCTGGGCGGCCGTCCGGTTGCAGGGCCACAGTTGCAGGCCGGTGCCGTCGGTGCTGCTGCTGCCGGTGACGTCGGCGCACTTGCCGGCGATGCCGGTGACCGCCCCGGTGGGGGCCGAGGCGGGCAGCGAGGCGGCGATCGCCGAGGCGATGGCGTACGCGTCGCCGGTCGGCGTCGTCGGGTAGGTGTTCGTCGACTTCGCCCAGGCGTCCTCGATGGCGAAGAAGTCCACCGGCGCCGGTGCGCTGCCGGTGACCAGCGCGGTGTCCGGGGACGCCAGGTAGGCCGACCACGCCTTGGCGTGGACGTCCGCCACCGGACCGGACCAGTCCCGGGTCGCGTAGTCGTGCAGGCCGTTGGCCTCGGAGACGTTCCGGCCGCCCCAGGTGGTCAGCAGCGACCGGGCGTCGTACTGGAGTTGGTCGCGTTCGGCCGGTGTGGCGCCGAAGGAGACGGCCTGCGCGATCCACGGGCCGACCATGAAGCGGGCGTCCGTCCCGGTGAGCCTGTCGAGGTCGGCCTCGTCCGTGTTCCACTCGGCCGCCAGGGCGCGGAACCCGGTCAGGTCGCCCGCGCGGTGGGCGTCGCCGATCAGCGGCAGCAGGTCCCGGCTGCGGTTGGCCAGCGCCTGGCGGGCCGTGTCCACCAGGTCGTACCGGTAGGCGTCGCCGGAGCGCAGCGCCGGGTCCACCTTCAGCAGGGCGTCGAGGGCCGCGCGGACGGTGCCGGGGTCGTAGCGCATCCAGTCGTAGCGCATCCAGGAGGGCGTTCCGGAGCCCGGCCGGCACGGTCAGCGACGGCCGGGCGGTGAACAGGTCGTCCTGCGGCGCGCCCTGGACGGTCCCGACGACCGGCATGCCGTACGGGCCCTGGCGCAGCAGGTTCCAGGCCGCGGCGGCCTGGGGGTCGGGGCGGTGGCGGCCAGTCCGACCGTGGTACTGGCCGGGGACATGAGCACGGCGCCGATTTTTCGACGAAGGGTGGTTCTCATGACACCTCCGTGACGGTTCGGATGGGGCGAGACGGGAGCGGACGCGACGCGACGGCTCCGGGCGGGGAGGCGCGAAAGCGAAGCGGCGGTGCCGGCGGCGGGCGGCCGGTGGGCGACCGCCCAGGCGACGACGGACCGTTAGAAGGCGTACGGGGCAATGCCGTTGGCGGCCACCGCGGCGGCGAGGGCGCCGAACGCGGTGGCGCAGGCCGTGACCGGGGCCGCCGCGCACCGGGCGCTCACGCGGTCAGCCACCGGCGCAGCCTGCCGTCGCGGGCCCGCTCCACCAGGGGCGCGCCGCGTCCGGCGAGCCGGGTGAGGCCGTAACCGGCGGCGGTGCCCAGGAGCGCGCCGAGCAGGACGTCGTGCGGGTAGTGGACGCCGGCCAGGACCCGTTCCGCGCCCATGGCGGCGGCCGACAGCAGGGCGAGCGCGCCGAGGCGGCGGTCCACCAGCCACAGGGCGGCCGCGCCCGCGAAGACGATGACGGTGTGGTTGCTGGGCAGCGACCAGTCCCCGGCGGCCGGGCAGGCTTCCAGGGTGCGCCCGGCGTCCAGGACCTGGCACGGGCGCGGCTCGCGCAGCACCGACTTCAGGACCAGGTCGGCGGCGAAGGCGGCGGCGACGGTGAGTGGTGCGGCCAGCGCGCGGGCCACCGCCGTGCTGTCGGCGCGGCGGGCGCGCCACCAGGCCAGCACCATCAGGGCGGCGAGCAGCAGCAGCCCGAGGGTGGAGTAGAGGGTGACGGTGTGCTGGAGCGGGACGGGCAGACGCTGGGCCCAGTGGTCGATCCGCAGGTACAGGCCGCCGTCGAGGGGACGGCCGTCGAGCGCGAGCGGCTGCGCGTGCGCGGGGGCGGTCATCGGGACCCGGCCCGGCGGCGCGAGCGCAGCAGCTCCAGCGCGAGCGGCAGCAGCGAGACGACGATGACGAGGGCGACGATGGGCAGCAGGTAGCGGTCGACGTTGGGCACCGAGGAGCCCAGCGCGTAGCCGGCCAGGACCAGGCCGACGGTCCACACCAGGCCGCCGACGACCTGCCAGAGGGTGAAGGTGCGGGCGCTGACGCCGAGCGCGCCGGCCAGCGGGTTGAGGACGGTGCGCACGACGGGCACGAAGCGGGCCAGGACGACGGCCTTGGCGTGGCCGTAGCGGTCGAGGATCTCCTCGGCGCGCTCGGCGCCCTCGTGCAGGCGCCTGCCGCGCGAGCGGGCGAGCAGGGCGCGCCCGCCGCGCCGTCCGATCAGGTAGCCGGTCTGCGCCCCGGCCAGGGCGCCGACCACGGCCGCGGCGAGGACCTGGGCGAGGTTCAGGTGGGGGCCGCTGTGCGCCCCGGTAGTGCAGAGCAGGCCCGCGGTGAACAGCAGCGAGTCGCCGGGCAGGAAGAAGCCGACCAGCAGGCCGGTCTCCGCGAACATCACCACCGCGATGCCCAGCGCACCGAACGCGCCCAGCAGCGAGCCCGCGTCCAGCGGGTTGACGGCCAGTAGGGCCGACGAGGAGAGCAGCACAGGAGCGCCTTTCCGATCGGGGGCCGCGGGCAGGTGCCGACGCGCCTTCCGCGGGCGGGTGTTCCCCCGCGCGGCGTCGTGCCCGAGCGGCCGCGTCCAGCATGTCCGAGCGGCGCTGAAGGGTTCCTGAAGACCTGAAGGCGGCTTCAGCTTCCACCCGGCGCGACCTGCCACCCTGGTAGGTATGCGCGTACTGGTGGTGGAGGACGAACGGCGGCTGGCCCTGGCGCTCAAGCACGGCCTGGAGGTCGAGGGCTTCGAGGTCGACGTCGTGCACGACGGGCTGTCCGGTCTCGCCCGGGCCACCGACCACTCCTACGACGTGGTCGTCCTCGACATCATGCTGCCGGGCCTGAACGGCTACCGGGTGTGCGCGCGGCTGCGGGCCGCCGGCAGTGACGCCGGCATCCTGATGCTCACCGCGAAGGACGGCGAGTGGGACGAGGCCGAGGCGCTGGACACCGGGGCCGACGACTACCTGTCCAAGCCGTTCTCCTTCGTGGTGCTGGTCGCCCGGCTCAAGGCGCTGGCCCGCCGGATCGGCTCCCGCGCGCCGCAGCGCACCGTGTTGGGCGACCTGGTGGTCGACTCCGCCGCCCGCACCTGCACCCGCGCGGGCACCCCGGTCGCGCTCACGCCGCGCGAGTTCGCCCTGCTCGACCACCTCGCCCGCCGCGCGGGGGAGGCCGTCTCCAAGCGCGACCTGCTCGAAGAGGTCTGGGACGCCGCCGCCGACGGCGACCCCAACACCGTCGAGGTCCACATCAGCGCGCTGCGCCGCAAGATCGACACCCCGTTCGGCCGCGCCGCCGTCCAGACCGTGCGCGGCTCCGGCTACCGACTGGCGG
This is a stretch of genomic DNA from Kitasatospora fiedleri. It encodes these proteins:
- a CDS encoding MucR family transcriptional regulator; translation: MIAGGRTGARAPGGRPAGPRTDHPDFGTLVRDEGADLVVCHVCGQGFRALGSHLRSHGLSADEYRTRYGLRRLRSLSSRALARRRSVRQAADFRTSAELRERLATGHAMSRSGELRRAAANRAGKPQPEELVRTRAAQLDAGRRTQSTRRARRLREALDELGFDDLEDALRTLYVRREGGVDAVAAHLRVGRARVRALLEEYGIPLRPTGVNSAAGRRSRVGLNDAHAARRVGAHDIRQWLAERRAAGATLGDLAGETGRSIPWVAARLDGRRSDGAVRSYRP
- a CDS encoding YcnI family protein, whose translation is MRSVSARRLAGSVVLAAAAVAAAAVPAFAHVTVQPGTATQGSYTAVAFRVPDESDTASTTALEVDLPTDHPVASVSVQPVPGWTAAAERTKLATPLKTDDGDEITEAVTKITWTADATGKIGPGQFQEFKVSLGPLPTDTDKLVFKALQTYDDGTVVRWIEEGKEGQPEPQHPAPVLTLTKAGAGTSADAHGMAAPAAAPAAAPAHAGSDSTARILGVVGIVVGVAGAALGALGLRRRPSA
- a CDS encoding alpha-N-acetylglucosaminidase C-terminal domain-containing protein produces the protein MRYDWMRYDPGTVRAALDALLKVDPALRSGDAYRYDLVDTARQALANRSRDLLPLIGDAHRAGDLTGFRALAAEWNTDEADLDRLTGTDARFMVGPWIAQAVSFGATPAERDQLQYDARSLLTTWGGRNVSEANGLHDYATRDWSGPVADVHAKAWSAYLASPDTALVTGSAPAPVDFFAIEDAWAKSTNTYPTTPTGDAYAIASAIAASLPASAPTGAVTGIAGKCADVTGSSSTDGTGLQLWPCNRTAAQTWQLVGDGTLRARGTCMSVRGGATTAGTAVELSGCTANPNQRWTLPQ
- a CDS encoding phosphatase PAP2 family protein → MTAPAHAQPLALDGRPLDGGLYLRIDHWAQRLPVPLQHTVTLYSTLGLLLLAALMVLAWWRARRADSTAVARALAAPLTVAAAFAADLVLKSVLREPRPCQVLDAGRTLEACPAAGDWSLPSNHTVIVFAGAAALWLVDRRLGALALLSAAAMGAERVLAGVHYPHDVLLGALLGTAAGYGLTRLAGRGAPLVERARDGRLRRWLTA
- a CDS encoding DedA family protein, with product MLLSSSALLAVNPLDAGSLLGAFGALGIAVVMFAETGLLVGFFLPGDSLLFTAGLLCTTGAHSGPHLNLAQVLAAAVVGALAGAQTGYLIGRRGGRALLARSRGRRLHEGAERAEEILDRYGHAKAVVLARFVPVVRTVLNPLAGALGVSARTFTLWQVVGGLVWTVGLVLAGYALGSSVPNVDRYLLPIVALVIVVSLLPLALELLRSRRRAGSR
- a CDS encoding response regulator transcription factor, whose translation is MRVLVVEDERRLALALKHGLEVEGFEVDVVHDGLSGLARATDHSYDVVVLDIMLPGLNGYRVCARLRAAGSDAGILMLTAKDGEWDEAEALDTGADDYLSKPFSFVVLVARLKALARRIGSRAPQRTVLGDLVVDSAARTCTRAGTPVALTPREFALLDHLARRAGEAVSKRDLLEEVWDAAADGDPNTVEVHISALRRKIDTPFGRAAVQTVRGSGYRLAADGG